A segment of the Halostagnicola larsenii XH-48 genome:
GTTCCGGTGAAATCGCCGGCAAACCGACTAATGTAGGTTTTCCAAACCGACCCAATCAGTGGACTATACTCCCTACTACTATTAATAATTTGCTATGGACAGCAATATATCCACTCTCCCGGCTGCAATGTATCTACTTCCACGCTCAGATCTATCATATCGCTTGGAACCTCGTTTGTCGAACCCACGCATATGCACTCACCGAACCCACGCACTCCCGTTCACCGGAAACCCGGTGTGTCCGTCTCCAGATCATCGATACCATCCACCCACTACCTCTCGGACCGTTTCACCGGAAACCCGGTGTGTGCGCGCTCACTCTCGTTTACCTTCTTGCACACTTTGTCTGCGCGGGCTAGTCGTGATATCATCCGATCCGTTTCCCGGCTATCCCGATCCAAACAGTAAAGATAATTCACCGGAAACGTGGTGTCATCAACCTATGTCGAGTTCCGGCGATGATCTGTTCACTCGAGACGATCACATATTCGAGAACAAAGAACTCCTCGAGATCAATCACTTACCAGAGGAGGGCCGTATCGTCGGTCGAGACGACGAGATAGCCGATCTCGCGAACGCTGTCAATCCTGCTATCTTCGGACAGAGCCCCAGCAATCTGTTGATTTACGGGAAGACGGGAACTGGCAAATCGCTCTGTGCCAAGCATATTTCCGAGCGGCTTGTGAGGGTCGCCAAAGAAGAGGGTGTCACCGCGGAGTTTGCGTACGTCGATTGTGCACAGGACAACACGGAAACGCAGGCCGTCCAGACCATCGCCCATTCGATGAACAATTCGGAGGCCACCGATATCAAAATCCCAGACAAGGGACTGAGTACCTCTACCTACTACAAGCGCCTCTGGCAGGTTCTCGATACGCAGTACGGCGTCGTCCTCATTATTCTGGACGAAGTCGACAAACTCGATGACGACGATATCCTAATGCAATTGTCTCGCGCGGGCGAGGCCGGCAAGCTAACGGACTGCAAGATCGGCGTCATCGGTATCAGTAACAAGATCAAGTACAAGGATCGAATGGACGAACGAGTCAAGTCATCGCTTTGCGAGCGAGAGTTCGTCTTCCCACCGTACGACGCCAATCAACTTCGAGACATTATGCAAGCCCGAAGCGACGCGTTCAAAGATGGCGTGCTCGAGCCGTCGGTCATCCCTCGAGCAGCGGCTCTCGCCGCCCGCGAACACGGGGATGCCAGAAAGGCCATCGACATTCTTCGGTACGCCGGGGAGATCGCCCAATCGAACTCGAGCGAAACCGTTCGCGAGGAGTTCGTGGTTCAGGCTCGCGAACGAGCCGAAACTGACCGCTTCCGCGAGCTGATCCGGGGGTCGACACCACACTCTCGGTACGTACTTCAGGCGCTTGCAGTCCTTTCGCTGAACGAAACCGACGAGGACGGCTTCCGGACGACCCGTATTTTCGACGTCTACGAGGAGATCTGTCGCCAGGAAGGATCGGATACACTGTCGCTTCGTCGGGTCAGGGATCTGCTGAAAGAACACGCGTTTCTCGACATCATCGAACAGTCGCGACAGAGCGGCGGAAGTGCTGAAGGAAGTTACACCGAGCATCAACTGCTCGAGGATCCTGACGTAGTACAGAAGGTCCTCGTCGAGACGGTCGAGTCCAGCCAGCAGTGACCGATATCCACTCGCCGTTCGGTCGTTGACGCTGTCGATTCTGTTGTCGCTCACATCACCGCTGTCTACTCAGTTGTCGATCCGATTTCGCTGTCGATCTAATTGACCTGATATCATCCAGTTGATGCTATTTCGGCGCCGTAGATTTTTCGGAGCCGGTTCGACCGGCGTATTTTCCTTGACAATTCCATACTTTCTGTCGGCCAACAAGCCGGTGAGCCGTCGTTCTTCACCGGAAACCCGGTGTCCGGTTACCGACTTGCGATCCGCTCGAGCGCCCGGATTCTGTGAACTGCGTCACGCGAGTTTCTGTAAACTTCGTCACACGAGTACTACACCAGTGCGTGGTGGGTCAGACAGGTAGCTGACCTGTCCTTGATACGGAGTACTATCGACCAGTATTAGACTACCATGAGGTTGCAGGCGGCGAACCAACCCGTGGGGAGGCTGTGCTCTTTCAGCGAATGCGAGATATTGAGGAGCGAGGTCAGTCGATCGGACGACGAAATGTGTCTACCACTAACCGTATCGACTCCAACTATCAGCGTGAAGGGCAAACCGAACTCAGCACGCAGTCTCCGTCTCTGTCCACCGTTTGCCCTGAATCCTTAATCGTAGTTTCGAACCGACAGCCGTACCGCCACGAATTCGACGATGCGACCGACGGATCCAGCGACTCCGATTCAGATTCTCGACCGGCCGAAAGCGGCCATTCCACCGAACCTGACCGGAAGATAACGGTCGACGAGCCGGCCGGTGGCCTTACTGCGGGACTCGATCCAGTCCTCTGTCGTTCGAACGGAACCTGGATCGCGTGGGGTGATGGCGAGGCGGACGAACTAGCAGTCGATCAGAACGATTGCGTGCACGTGCCCCCAGATGACGAAGCCTATACGCTTCGTCGGCTCTGGCTTTCTGACGAAGCAGTAGATTCGTACTATTATGGCTTCAGTAATCGCGTTCTGTGGCCGTTGTGCCACGGATTCGAACATCTCCTAGACGACCGACCGGGGGACCTCGAGTGGTATCGACGAGTCAACGAACAGTTCGCGACGGCCGTCTCCGAGCACGTATCCGAGGAGTCGGTGGTCTGGCTGCAGGACTACCACCTCGGCTTCGCGCCGGCACTGATCCGAGAGCGGGTTCCCGATTCGGTAACGATCGCGCATTTCTGGCACATTCCGTGGCCGTCACCGGAGACGTTTGATCACTGTCCGGCGGGTAGGGAACTGCTGGCCGGATTGCTCGGGAACGATCTGCTCGGTTTCCACGTCGACCGGTACGCGGAATTGTTCGTGGAGTGTGTCGATACCCACCTTCCTGATGCAACCGTCCATCGTCCCACTCGGACGATCAGATACGACGGAAACGAAACTCGAGTCGTAGCGACGCCGATGGGCGTCGATGCACCTACCTACGCGACGACCTCCCGTGAGGTCGATTCGGGTCAATGGTCCTCGATTTGCTCGAAATACGATATTTCACAGTCGAATGCGATCGGACTCGGCGTCGATCGACTCGATTACACGAAAGGCATTCCGCAGCGACTCGATGCGCTCGAAACCTTCTTCGAACGAAATCGTCCGTGGCGCGGGCAGTTTACGTTCGTTCAGAAAGCGACGCCATCCCGGACGAACATCCCTGCGTACCAGCAGTTAGGGGAGACTGTCCGACAGCGAGTTGAGCGAATCAACGACCGATTCGGGACCGATGAGTGGCAACCGATCGTCTACACGGAAGACATCCTTCCCCAGGAAGACCTGTGTGCGCTGTACCGGAACGCAGATGTCATGGTCGTCAGTCCAGTCAGCGATGGAATGAACCTGGTCGCACAGGAGTACCTGGCCTCGAATGTCGACGAATCTGGGGCGCTCGTGTTGAGCAATCGAGCCGGTGCACACGAAATGCTCGGCTCGCACGCGTATACGATCGCACCCGACAGAACCGATCACTTCGCCGACACCCTCGAGCGTGTCTTAACGACGGCTCGAGGGGAGAAACGGCAACGAATATCGGTGCTTCGAGACCGTGTGTTCGACGCTGATCTGGACTCGTGGATGCGAGATCAGTTCGTTCAGATGCAGCGTCTCCGTACCGGTACTGATAGCTACGACGATCTGTCGAACGGATATCAGTCACCGGTGTAACGATGCTGAAGGATATTCCAAGCCCCGTCGACGAGCAGTTGCCACGAATCCGGTCAGCGGTTCGCGAGGCGAACAACATCTTGCTCTGTCTCGACTTCGACGGGACGCTGGCACCCATCGTCGACGATCCGGCGAAGGCAACACCGACCGATGCAGTAGTCGACGCACTGGAGGACCTCTCTTCGAATCCAACGATTCGGACAGCAGTCGTGAGTGGTCGCTCTCTCACCGATGTTCGCTCTCGAGTCGATAGCCCGAATCTCTTCGCAGGAAATCACGGGCTCGAAATCCAGCGCAATGGCTCGATTTCGGTCCATCCGATCGCCCAGAAACGAGCGACGCTTGTCGACACTGTCTGTTCGCAACTTGCGAAAACGTTTGAGCCCGTCCCACACTGTTGGGTCGAAAATAAACGGTTGACGGGGTCAGTTCACTTTCGGTTGGCCTCAACTCATCGACTCGAGACGATCAAGAACGTCGCGAAGTCGGTCATCAAGCGAATCGGTCAGGGTCTTCTGGAGCATTCGTATGGGAAACGCGTTATCGAAATCTCCCCACGGATTCCATGGGGAAAAGGTAACGCTGTCGAGTTGCTCGAGCTTTCAGCGCCGACGGATTCGCTGGTCGTCTACCTCGGCGACGATACGACCGATGAGTCGGCATTCGAGGTCGTCGAACCCGATGGGATCGGAATTCGCGTCGGTGGGCCGTCCACGTCTTGGGCGTCCGCTCGAGTCAGGTCGCCTGCTGCGGTCGCCTCGTTTTTGCACTGGATCGGGACTGCAGGACCGCCACACGCGACCGAGACCCCGGCGAAGCTTGAAGAGACACTTTCCCAGCGGTCCGCATAGCCGCTTTCGAGAAACCCACCCATGAACCCACCTTCGTTCCCGAAGCACTTCGCAGGTAGTTCCACCTCCTCAGCCAGCAGCGATGACGCGATACACACTAGCATGCCGATCAGCCGATTTCTCGCCACATCGATGTTGGTACTGATTACCAGTGCTTGTACGGGCGTTTCTCGAGCTAAAGCCGAAAGTATTAGTTACCACTGGAAATAGAGTACAGTACAAGAGCAATTAGAGATGAAACTTAGACAACCAACCGATTTCCTGATCCTCGAGTCACTTGAGGACAAAGGACGCAACGTCGCAACGAACCTCTCTGCGCACACGGACAAGAGTCGAAAGAATATCAACACTCGATTGCCAGTTCTCGAGGACTACGGACTCGTCGAGAAGATTGGCCCCGCCAAACGTTCCGGGCTGTACGAAATTACATCGCTCGGAAAGGCCGCACTGGTTTACCAGGACCAGTACGACGAAGTGGACGATTTCGAGGAACTCATCGAAGGGCCCTCCGCTGGCAATGTTGAATCGGCAGGCGCCTCGGCGACGAGTTTCGCTCGTGGCGAGGAAGACACAGACGACGAATAACGACGTTCTGGTTATTCGCGGCCACCGAGATCCAGCAGTAGCAACTGCTACGATGACGTCTCGAAACCGGCCCAGTATGCGTTTCTCCGGATCTCCTCAGATGTCGAAATTCGTTCTCGTTCCTTCCTCGAGAAATTCACGGAGAAGTTCCTGTAGTGCCTTTCGAAGGTGCTGGTGCATCGTTGGCGGCGCAACGTCCATCGCCTGGGCGATTTCTTCGCCCGTGCTTCCACGGGGCCAATCGAAGTAGCCGCCATAGTACGCCAGCCGAAGTGTCGTAAGTTGCTTTTCCGTCAGCGTATCGAGGATTCGATCCTGCTTTTCCGCCATCGTCTGTACGGATCGGTCGACCTCCCGTCTGGCGACGAGTTCGGTATTCTGGTATATTCGCCCGAGCGCGTTGAGGATCTCTCTGATGTCCGCATCTCTTGGGACGTCAAGGAGGCAGGTTCCGACGTTGTCCTCGACAGTAATATCCCTGATTGCCACGCCGAGATTCGAGAGCGCGCGGACTCCCGATTCGACGAGTCGAAGTTCGATGATACACTGCTGGTTTCCGCTGTGGACGACGCGACATTCTTGGACGGAATCGTGCTGATTTGCCTCTTCACGCACGATTTCACCGTCGATACCGTCGACTAGAACGTACTGATACGTCTTCCCACTCGTCGTCGTTCCCGCCCACTTCAGCGAACACGTGCAGTCGTATTTCTCCGATAGATCGAACGAAATAGCGTTTCCATCGTCGATTCTAATCTCGAGTTCGACGACCGAATCAGAAAAGAGGAGCTGTCGGTTTTTCACCGCATTAATCGAGAACCCGATCGATTCACCCAGCAATCGAAAACTATCGCACTCTCTCGAGCCGAACGCATTTGTTCTGGTCGCAAATACGGCGAGAACGCCGTAGACGACCTCGTCGTGATCGATCGGAACCACGATTGCCGAATTGATGTCGTGGTCGGTGCCGATGTTTGCGAGCGGTTCAGGGAGCTGATTCCCGTGGGTGCCATTGCTGAACGATTGTATTTCGCCAGTCTCGAGGAGACGGTCGTACTCGAGATTTTGTTCGAGCAGTGCTTTCAGTTCGGAATCCATTCCGCCGCTGCCAACCCGATACAAGACGCTGGATTCACTCCCAATTCCTGCGATGACGGCACAGCGATAGAGGTCCGATTCGACGAGTCGATCGCACACGTTTCGCTCGATCGCGGACCGAGTCGGTGCTTCGACGACCGTTTTGATGACCTCTTTGATGATCTCGTTGATTTCGTTCGTCCGCTCGAGGCGCTCGTGTCGAGATCGCAATTTCTGCTGTTTTGCTCGCAGATCCGTAATATCTCTGGCGAGCCAGACGACTGCTCGAACGTCGTTGATCGGTTCGTCTATGAGAACGACGCGGGCTTCGAACCGCCGGACACCTTCGACTGTCTGTGCTGTGTATTCGATCGATTGGATCTCGCCGCTTTCGATAGTTCGGGTGACGCAGTTTTGTAACTCGGTCGCAACCGGCGTCGGAAAAACGTCGTCGAGCTTCAGTCCGATGAGATCGTCTGCAGGAAGCGAGTACAGATTCGAGGCATCGGCACTGATCTGTGCGTCGAGGTACGTGCCGTTTTCGTCGATGATAAATGCTTCTTCCGGAAGCGCCCGTCCGAACAGCTGTTCGTCTTCGTCGACCGCGTGTCCCATCGGGATTCCTACCTGCCCGAGGTGTGTCGCTTGCTGTTCGAGCGCGTCGACGATGCGATCGACGGCTGCCGTCGTCGACTGTTCGAAGACGTAGTCAGTAGCCCCTTCTCGAAAGGCGACCGTCGCTAGGCGCTCGCTCCCATTTCTCGGCGCAACGACGACCTTTTGGGCTGTATTACCCGGTTGAATCCGTTCGAGAACCGCCTTAACGGTTTCTGGATCCTCGAGTTCCAACACGATTCCAGTTTGGCCGGTCGCGGCGTAGGGTGGCGTGTCCTCTGCCGGATCGCTGATCTGGTGGACGCTCACGCGATCGTCTTCGTCGAATGCAGGTTTCAGCCGACTTCGATCTGCTGTCGAAACTAGCGCGACATCGTGGGGGATATCATCACTCATATACTGTTAATAGATTATAATTCTGTGAATATGTGTGACGCACTAACTCACCGGTCATTTCCATCAAATGGTTGCTGTAGTGAAACAAAAAGGTAGTGGTCTGCTTCTCGAATACAGCAGCTAGTTTTGCGTTTCGTCCGTGGTACCAACTCCGCCGATGTGAGCCTCTCTTGAAAAAGTCACACTCAGAACACTCGAGTTCATGGGACACCCTTCGTACTAATCTGTTACCGAAGCCGTTTCGGTGAGGTCGGCAACTCCTGAAATAGCGGTCACGGGGCGACTAGATTTCACCCTGATCTTTCAAATCTTCGATCACGTCGTCGACGAAGGCGTCGACGGATTCGTAGGGGAAGTCCCCACCGGACAGTTTCGTGTTCAGTTCCATCGCCGTCATCGAGAAATCCTCGGACTCGAATTTCGTTCCGGGTCCGTTTGGAAGCGCCGGAACGAGGTCCATTGGACTCGAAATGGGGTAGTCTGCGCCTTCGAACGCCTCGGTCATCTGGTCTCGGAGTTCAGCTTCATCTGCCATTGCAGCCCATAGTAACGTACGATAAATAATAAACCTGTTTATGCGTCTTATAGATGTATAGACAATAGTATTCCTTCGAGAACTGGTCGCTCGCATGAGTGCGAACCCTGGTTTCCCGCTCGAGTTATCATATCTTTCCCATTTTCATCCGTCTCCGTATCGATCAGAACCGTCGGTACGCTACTCTATACCTCGTAGCTGTACAATTTTATCTTTGTGCGCATATGTGATGCTCTCCAAAACTATAATTACCCCACGTCGTGTGTCTCTCACTATGGCGAAAGATACCGTCAGGTACCCGGACGATGTTGTCGAGGAGATTGACGGTCTCGTCGAAGACGGTATGTTCGAGAGCAAATCCGAGTTCTATCGCTTCTCTGCGGAGTACGTACTCACGCTCGTCAACCCCGATCACGAAGTTGAAACGTTCAACTTCGACGAAATCAAGAGTGAACTGAACATCTCGGATTCGGAGCGCCCTCCGATGGCGAACACTGACGGTGGGACGTTCTTCCTCGAGTCCGTGATCGCCGTCCGGAAGCAGGGACTCCGTGGAAATTACGAGGCGGCAGAGCGGTTTATCGACACGCACTACGATCAGACCGACCAGGAGTGTCTCATTCTCGAGGAGTTGTTAGGCACGTATCGGCGGGAAGCGGACGCAAACTCCGCATAATCGTCATTCGAAAGGATATCCGAGCGCCGATAAGTCGAGGTTTTCGGCGACGAGCGTCGCTGCCCGGTCGTAGGGGGATTCATGTGGCTCGCGTGTATCCGAATCGTGCTGATACTGTGTATAATTATCAGCCTCGAGCGTCGGGTGGCCCGCCTTGTCGGCGACGTGACCGAGAAATGCGTTACGGACGTTGTCGTTTTCGAAGAGTCCGTGCAAGTACGTCCCGAGGACGTTCTCGCGGGCGGCGCTAGCTTCACCCAGGGGTCGTCTGACCTCCTCGAGCACTGCAGTTTTGCCGACGTGTATCTCGTACCCTGAGGCACGGCCGCTCGCGCCGGAGAGAAGCGGTGATTCGTTTCCGTCGACCGTCACGGTGGTTTGCTCGAGGACTTTGGTCCCCTCGAAGGACGTTTCGATCGGAAGGAGCCCGATTCCTTCGAGGACGTCTTGCTCACCTGTTCCCTCGCGTGATGCGTTCGTAATTCGTTCACCAAGCAGCTGATAGCCGCCACAGATCCCGACGATCGGCCCGTCAAACGTTTCAATCTCAGTCCGGATATCCGCCGTCCGAAGCGCCAGGAGGTCGTCTACCGTGTTCTTGGTGCCCGGAATGACGATGGCGTCCGCCCGCTCCGAAATAGCGTCCCCGTCCTCGAGGGGTACGTACTCGACTGCGACACTTGGCGTGGCTGCGAGCGCCTCGAGATCGGTCGCGTTCGAAATGTGCGGTAGTCGAGGAACGGCGATCGTGAGATGTCGATCACGCCGGAGGTCGTCCTCGACGCCGATCGTCTTTCGGTCTCCGGGTCCGGGAAGCGCGACGCTGTCTTCTTCGGGGAGGCCCGGGTCGTCGTAGGGGATCACGCCGAGTATCGGTACGTTCGTCCGCGCTTCGATCTCTTCGATACCAGGCTCGAGGAGGGAGCTGTCCCCGCGGAATTTGGTGATAACCGCCCCCACGACTCGATCGCGCAGGGCATCGGGAAGCAACTCGAGCGTTCCATAGAGACTGGCGAACGCGCCGCCGCGTTCGATATCCACGAGCAGGAGGATCGACGCGTCGGCGATACGCGCTGTTTCGACGTTCGCCAGGTCGCGGTCGTGGAGGTTGATCTCCGCGATACTGCCCGCGCCTTCGGCGACGATCACGTCGTGATCCGTCGCGAGGCGTCGATACGATTCACTCGCCGCGTCTTTCGCCGTGGTCCAATAGTCCTCGTAGTACGCCCCGGCCGAGAGATGCGTGAGAGCAGTTCCTCGGACGACGAGTTGGCTTTCGCCGTTCCCGCGCGGTTTCAACAAGACCGGATTCATATCGGTCGTCGGAGTGATCCCGGAAGCTTTCGCCTGGACGTACTGAGAGACGCCAATCTCGCCCCACTGATTCGACTGGTCAGGGTGGTCTTGAGCCGCTCGTTCCCCCGAGGGAGTCTCTGTGGCGTCGGCCGGTCGAACGACCACGCGGGCGTTGTTACTCATGTTTTGTCCTTTGAACGGCGCGACGGACACACCACGATTTGCGAGGTATCGACACAGTCCGGCGGCTACCGTGGATTTTCCGACGTGGCTCGCGGTGCCGGCGATGAGGATCGTTCGTGTCATCCGCGTACGACTGCTCGAGTCCCCGGTCCTATCGTCCTATCGATTTCCCCATCGGTCGACTGGATTCTCGCGCTCAATACTCGGTTCCGCGTCTCGCACGCTGGTTCTCGTCGATCGGATGTTTCTCCTTGCTGACGTTCGTCACGAGATCGGCGTCGTCGATCAGGTACTCGGGACGGGTGTGACTGCCGGAGAGAACCAATTCGAGGCCGTCCGGTTTCGCCTCGATGAGCTCGAGGACGTCGTCTTTCTCGATCAACTCACGATCCGCAGCGTACAGGATCTCGTCTAAAACGAGCATGTGAACGCCATCTTCCGCAGCGCCGTCAAGCGCAAACGGCGTCGAGAGGTCCGCGGCAGACGCCGCCTCGAGCAGCTCGTAGGTTCGTTCGAGGCCGGCCTGTGCCTCGGCTTCGTGATCGGTTTCGTCACTGCCGTCTTGCATGCCGTGCCAACCGTAGTGGCCGAGGTTTTCGTAGGAAATCGCAGGGAGCGCAGCGATGGCGTTGTACTCTCCTCGGACCGCATCGACGCTCGAGGCCCCACCTTTCATGAACTGCAGGAGGTGAACGCGATAGCCGTGACCGGCGGCGCGCATTCCCATCCCGAGCGTCGCCGTCGTCTTTCCTTTCCCGTCGCCCCACCAGACCTGGACGAGTCCGAATTCATCGGGCGCTGACGGTTCGATTTCGGCGGCTTCGGGGGATCGTCCCTGACCGGGAGTCTTCTCGAGGGTCGATTCGGGAGTGCGGTCCGTGGTCATCGTTCACTGAGTTTTCCCTCCGGACGTAATTATACTCTCGTTTCGTTGATCGGCTCGACTCGGAACATCGGCTCACCGTTTCCACGGAGAATGTGGTCGGTGGCGACGTACCAGAATCGAAACTTGACGAGGCTGGTTCGACGGAAACCGGACGTTTCCACGAGTAAGCCCGGCGTACACGTTTCGATAGATCGACCAAATACGTCATTAGGCTTCGCTTCTAACGTACGGTAATGCCAGTCGAGTTTCCGCCGTCCGAGGACGACGCAGATCTCGAGCGTGTCGTCACCGTTCTGGACGATGCCGCCTGTCGGAAGATACTCTCGACACTCGAGGAACCGATGTCGGCTAACGAAATCGCGGCGGCGGCGGAACTTCCGCTTTCGACGACGTACAAAAAATTGGATCTGTTGTCCGAAGCCTCGCTCGTGCGTGAGACGGCTGCGATCCGTCCCGACCGACACCGAACGTCCAGATACGTCGCGGATTTCACCGAGATCGCGATCGATCTCGACGAGGAGCGCACGTTGCAGGTCTCGATCGACCGATCGAACTCTCGAAAGACTGATATATGGGCCGAAATCGCCGCGGATTTCTCCCAGTAGACGCCTCTTCTGTATCGATTGACGCGTTCTCGAGGTAGAATCCCACCACCTGCCATTCCGATACGCTGACTGTCAGAAACGCCTCGGATCGTCACCTCATCTCACCCCGGTATAGTAAAATATCATTTTCGAGACTCGTAGGCTAGTTTCGTTCCTAGGAGCGGTCCACAATGCCTATAATAATGCACATTAAAAACATTTCTATGGCTACGTATGGTTGAAAATACTATATAATTTGATGAGCGAATCGATTTCTACTCTATCTCTGCTGATCAGAAGATAGGTAGTGGGTGACCCCTCTGTATATCCATGTTGCCATAATATGGCTGTTGTTCGGCCATGGTCCTGCGGATATGTTCTGCATTTCGACCGATCTCGAGTGGCACCCTTCGAGTTTACCTTCATAACGAATGTCATACTCGTGGTGAGAAATAAATAAATTGTAAATTTGGTATGTTGCAAAATCTGAATAACTATCCGAAAAACCCCTTCTGTTATCCTTCGAGTTGAACGACGAACTAGTTTCGTTGAACAGGAGTGAGCGCCTGTCGACCGCCATCGTTCTTGTCCGAGACATTCCATCGACGGAGTGTGCGTCTTGATTCTCGTTATCTAGACCGATGCGTTGCTCTCATCCTTCGTTCGGGAGTTTTCCAGCGTCCTGTAGCCCCTCGACGATATCATCGGCGAGTGCTTCGGGCGTTTCGTAGGGAAACCGATCCGACGCGCCATCGGTTTCTTGGGCTGCGCTGCGAAGCTCGAGCACAGACATCGAAAACGTCCCGGACTCGAACGTCGTCGCAGGCCCGTTCGGAAGCGCCGGCAGGAGTTCCATCGGATTCGAAACCGGGTAGTCCGCACCCTCGAATGCATCGACCAACTGTCGTCGAACGTCTTCGGTGTCGGGTTCTGTCATCGTCTGCTCCGGCGTACTGTTGGGATCGCCATACTACTTGCGTTCTGCAATGGAACGTAAGCCAGTAGACAGCGCCTCACTATTCGACCGTCATTACCGTATTACCATCGTTCGGGACACCGGTTCGAGTTGACGGATTAGCTCCACGCAAATGCGCTTGCGCCCGATGCTGGCGCTAGTTGTCGGTCGATAGCGTCGCCGTCGCCGTTCCCGTCAGCAACGTCTCTTCGTGGTGAGTGGCGGCCTCGAGCGCTACGTCGACTCGGCCATCGGCTCGATCGATTTCGGTGACGGTTCCGGTCGCTCTGACGGTCCTACCCGGGCGAAGCTGTGATTGGAACCGAACGCCGAACGACTCGAGTGTGTCCACGCCGAACCAGTCTGTGACGACCCGCGACGCGATTCCGGCGGTGAACATTCCCTGTCCGAAGACGGTCTCGTTCCCGGCCGCTCGAGCGTAGGGCTCGTCGAAGTGGATCGGGTTAAAATCACCGCTAGCACCGGCGTACCGAACGAAATCCTGTCGGTTGATTCCTTCGACGACGACCGACGGCCCCGTTTCGTTGATCTCGAGTTCGTCGATGGATTCAACTCGCTGCGCTTGGTTCACCGGCCGGAGCGGTTTG
Coding sequences within it:
- a CDS encoding winged helix-turn-helix domain-containing protein, with the translated sequence MPVEFPPSEDDADLERVVTVLDDAACRKILSTLEEPMSANEIAAAAELPLSTTYKKLDLLSEASLVRETAAIRPDRHRTSRYVADFTEIAIDLDEERTLQVSIDRSNSRKTDIWAEIAADFSQ
- a CDS encoding cobyric acid synthase: MTRTILIAGTASHVGKSTVAAGLCRYLANRGVSVAPFKGQNMSNNARVVVRPADATETPSGERAAQDHPDQSNQWGEIGVSQYVQAKASGITPTTDMNPVLLKPRGNGESQLVVRGTALTHLSAGAYYEDYWTTAKDAASESYRRLATDHDVIVAEGAGSIAEINLHDRDLANVETARIADASILLLVDIERGGAFASLYGTLELLPDALRDRVVGAVITKFRGDSSLLEPGIEEIEARTNVPILGVIPYDDPGLPEEDSVALPGPGDRKTIGVEDDLRRDRHLTIAVPRLPHISNATDLEALAATPSVAVEYVPLEDGDAISERADAIVIPGTKNTVDDLLALRTADIRTEIETFDGPIVGICGGYQLLGERITNASREGTGEQDVLEGIGLLPIETSFEGTKVLEQTTVTVDGNESPLLSGASGRASGYEIHVGKTAVLEEVRRPLGEASAARENVLGTYLHGLFENDNVRNAFLGHVADKAGHPTLEADNYTQYQHDSDTREPHESPYDRAATLVAENLDLSALGYPFE
- a CDS encoding MTH865 family protein: MTEPDTEDVRRQLVDAFEGADYPVSNPMELLPALPNGPATTFESGTFSMSVLELRSAAQETDGASDRFPYETPEALADDIVEGLQDAGKLPNEG
- a CDS encoding cob(I)yrinic acid a,c-diamide adenosyltransferase, whose translation is MTTDRTPESTLEKTPGQGRSPEAAEIEPSAPDEFGLVQVWWGDGKGKTTATLGMGMRAAGHGYRVHLLQFMKGGASSVDAVRGEYNAIAALPAISYENLGHYGWHGMQDGSDETDHEAEAQAGLERTYELLEAASAADLSTPFALDGAAEDGVHMLVLDEILYAADRELIEKDDVLELIEAKPDGLELVLSGSHTRPEYLIDDADLVTNVSKEKHPIDENQRARRGTEY